A window of Amycolatopsis australiensis contains these coding sequences:
- a CDS encoding MBL fold metallo-hydrolase, with protein sequence MTGRWIEAADGVHARRYEELDLTVGLVVGAERCLVVDTRGDLQQGAELAAAVRELTPLPWAVVYTHAHFDHAWGTEAFLPCEVWAHEGCRAELTEHAEASRANWIAYYREQGEADIAEAIARTTIAAPDHVFTDRTELDLGGRTAVLLHPGPAHTHHDAVVHVPDAGVLFAGDVVENAEHGFSAFSFSSESDLTAWPDAFSAILDLEPRVVVPGHGDPVDAEFVRYHRDGLHELVSLKAAMGRGETTEVAAVAASRYPGDVTLAALATP encoded by the coding sequence ATGACCGGGCGCTGGATCGAGGCCGCCGACGGGGTGCACGCGCGCCGTTACGAGGAACTGGACCTGACCGTCGGGCTGGTCGTCGGCGCGGAGCGCTGCCTGGTCGTCGACACGCGCGGCGACCTCCAGCAGGGCGCCGAGCTGGCAGCCGCGGTCCGGGAGCTGACGCCGCTGCCGTGGGCGGTGGTCTACACGCACGCGCACTTCGACCACGCCTGGGGCACCGAGGCGTTCCTGCCCTGCGAGGTCTGGGCCCACGAGGGCTGCCGTGCCGAGCTGACCGAGCACGCGGAAGCCTCGCGCGCCAACTGGATCGCCTACTACCGCGAACAAGGCGAAGCGGACATCGCCGAGGCGATCGCCCGCACCACGATCGCGGCGCCCGACCACGTGTTCACCGACCGGACCGAGCTCGACCTGGGCGGCCGGACGGCCGTCCTGCTGCACCCCGGCCCCGCCCACACCCACCACGATGCCGTGGTGCACGTTCCGGACGCGGGGGTGCTCTTCGCCGGCGATGTGGTCGAGAACGCCGAACACGGCTTCAGCGCGTTCTCCTTCAGCTCCGAATCGGACCTGACCGCCTGGCCGGACGCCTTCTCGGCGATCCTCGACCTGGAGCCCCGCGTCGTCGTTCCCGGCCACGGCGACCCGGTCGACGCGGAGTTCGTCCGCTACCACCGCGACGGCCTGCACGAGCTGGTCTCGCTCAAGGCGGCGATGGGCCGCGGGGAGACGACCGAGGTGGCCGCCGTGGCAGCGTCCCGCTACCCCGGCGACGTCACCCTGGCCGCCCTCGCCACGCCCTAG
- a CDS encoding 2-phosphosulfolactate phosphatase: MGIWEQTGYDVRLDWGGEGVAALGRECAVLVVVDVLSFGTTTDLVVARGGRVLPVRRRDERGVTLARAAGAVVAGEGEFTLRPSSVTEIPPGTLLALPSPNGATLCDAAAATGARVLAGCLRNASAVAARARELGGPIGLIAAGERWGVNIFGDGDTSGSLRPCVEDLAGAGAIAAALAGYGLSLSPEAVLAARSVDAAAVASCVSGRELIESGHGGDVELATQTDVSATAPVLNEGVLA, encoded by the coding sequence GTGGGGATCTGGGAGCAGACGGGCTACGACGTGCGGCTCGACTGGGGCGGCGAAGGCGTGGCCGCGCTCGGCCGGGAATGCGCCGTGCTGGTCGTCGTCGACGTGCTTTCCTTCGGCACGACCACGGATCTCGTGGTCGCCAGGGGCGGCCGTGTGCTGCCCGTGCGCCGGCGCGACGAGCGCGGCGTGACGCTCGCGAGGGCGGCCGGGGCCGTAGTCGCGGGTGAGGGCGAATTCACGCTGCGGCCGTCCTCTGTGACGGAGATCCCGCCGGGGACGCTGCTGGCGCTGCCTTCGCCGAACGGTGCGACGCTGTGCGACGCCGCCGCGGCGACCGGCGCGCGCGTGCTGGCCGGCTGCCTGCGCAACGCCTCCGCCGTCGCCGCGAGGGCCCGCGAACTCGGCGGCCCGATCGGCCTGATCGCCGCCGGGGAACGCTGGGGCGTGAACATCTTCGGCGACGGCGACACTTCCGGGTCGTTGCGGCCGTGCGTCGAGGACCTGGCCGGAGCGGGCGCGATCGCCGCGGCGCTGGCCGGGTACGGCCTGTCGCTGTCCCCCGAAGCCGTGCTCGCCGCCCGGTCCGTCGACGCCGCCGCGGTGGCGAGCTGCGTGTCCGGGCGCGAGCTGATCGAATCCGGCCACGGCGGCGACGTCGAACTGGCCACGCAAACCGACGTGAGCGCGACCGCTCCCGTCCTGAACGAAGGAGTATTGGCATGA